In Desulfovibrio oxyclinae DSM 11498, a single genomic region encodes these proteins:
- the iorA gene encoding indolepyruvate ferredoxin oxidoreductase subunit alpha, which translates to MSNPLLTQASGDTHLLLGNEAIVRGAVEAGIQVVTCYPGTPSSEVPDTFFRISPEGKYYFEYSVNEKVALEVGGGATLAGALTLTTMKHVGVNVAADPLMTLCYTGSPGGFVLLSADDPGCHSSQNEQDNRIYARIAGMPVFEPATAQEAKDMARDALLMSKKHEAPILLRTTTRVNHLRGPVEFGPASDPGKPSGFKKNPSRFVPIPAFSRRMHLELLDRLDALREEAENSPYNTISGSGETGIIASGISRAYVSDALENSGLGNRVKVFDLGMSYPLPEKMALDFMKGIKKLLVVEELEPVLENELRALAQKNGVEIEILGKGELPPHGEFTVTMVENAIRSAVGEAAVEECGCAGGEGLPNRPPNLCAGCPHRGAYFATRQVFGDDAIYSSDIGCYTLGLLPPLSCADFLLCMGSSVSAGGGAALAAGQTVVAFIGDSTFFHSGLTGLANAVFNKHDLLLVILDNYTTAMTGHQPNPGVHQTILGENDSRVDLEKSCEGVGVETIRRVNPLNRKKMTAALEELKEMKGVRVLIAEEPCPLHTRRITRKVKPQVAYVAESCTGRFECLDKLACPAIYKDGDNKAAVNEILCSGCMLCLQVCPNIKAKKRG; encoded by the coding sequence CGTGCGCGGCGCTGTGGAGGCGGGCATTCAGGTCGTCACATGCTACCCCGGCACCCCTTCCTCGGAGGTCCCGGACACCTTCTTCCGCATTTCCCCGGAAGGTAAGTATTACTTCGAATACTCGGTCAACGAGAAAGTCGCCCTTGAAGTGGGCGGCGGCGCCACACTGGCTGGAGCACTAACCCTGACCACAATGAAGCACGTGGGCGTCAATGTGGCGGCCGACCCGCTCATGACACTGTGCTATACCGGCTCTCCCGGCGGTTTTGTGCTGCTTTCCGCAGACGACCCGGGCTGCCACTCCAGCCAGAACGAACAGGACAACCGCATTTACGCACGCATCGCAGGGATGCCGGTCTTCGAGCCTGCCACTGCGCAGGAAGCCAAGGACATGGCCCGCGACGCGCTGCTCATGTCGAAGAAGCATGAAGCACCCATCCTGCTGCGCACCACCACTCGCGTGAACCACCTGCGCGGCCCGGTGGAATTCGGTCCGGCCTCAGATCCCGGCAAGCCTTCAGGATTCAAAAAGAATCCGTCTCGCTTCGTCCCGATCCCGGCCTTCTCCCGCCGCATGCATCTCGAGCTGCTGGACCGCCTCGACGCTCTGCGCGAAGAAGCGGAGAACAGCCCGTACAACACCATCTCCGGTTCCGGTGAGACCGGCATCATCGCCAGCGGCATCAGCCGGGCCTACGTGTCCGACGCGCTTGAAAACTCCGGCCTCGGCAACCGCGTCAAGGTCTTTGACCTCGGCATGAGCTACCCGCTGCCGGAAAAGATGGCGCTGGATTTCATGAAGGGCATCAAGAAGCTGCTGGTCGTGGAAGAGCTCGAACCCGTGCTTGAAAACGAACTGCGTGCCCTTGCTCAGAAAAATGGTGTGGAAATCGAAATCCTCGGCAAAGGCGAACTGCCGCCGCACGGGGAATTCACGGTGACCATGGTGGAAAACGCCATCCGCTCCGCCGTGGGCGAAGCAGCCGTCGAAGAGTGCGGTTGCGCTGGCGGCGAAGGACTGCCCAACCGTCCGCCGAACCTCTGCGCCGGTTGCCCGCACCGCGGTGCGTACTTCGCCACCCGTCAGGTCTTCGGTGACGACGCCATCTACTCCTCGGACATCGGCTGCTACACTCTCGGTCTGCTTCCACCCCTGTCCTGCGCCGACTTCCTGCTGTGCATGGGCTCATCCGTGTCCGCAGGCGGCGGGGCCGCACTGGCAGCAGGACAGACCGTCGTCGCCTTCATCGGCGACTCCACGTTCTTCCACTCCGGACTGACCGGTCTGGCCAATGCCGTGTTCAACAAGCACGACCTGCTGCTTGTCATTCTGGATAACTACACCACCGCCATGACCGGGCACCAGCCCAACCCGGGTGTACACCAGACCATCCTCGGCGAGAACGACTCGCGCGTGGATCTGGAAAAATCCTGCGAAGGCGTGGGTGTGGAAACCATCCGCAGAGTCAACCCGCTCAACCGCAAAAAGATGACCGCCGCTCTGGAAGAACTCAAGGAAATGAAGGGTGTACGCGTCCTCATCGCCGAAGAGCCCTGCCCGCTGCACACCCGCCGCATCACCCGCAAGGTGAAGCCGCAGGTGGCCTACGTTGCGGAAAGCTGCACCGGACGTTTCGAATGTCTGGACAAGCTGGCCTGCCCCGCCATCTACAAGGACGGCGACAACAAGGCCGCGGTAAACGAGATTCTGTGTTCCGGCTGCATGCTCTGCCTGCAGGTCTGTCCCAACAT